TGCCGCACTTTTCGGCATAAGGCTCCGCTCTCTTTCCGCCTCCTTCCTCCGGGCTCGGCCCTTATGTCGCTCGGCCCCTACGGGGCCTTGCTCCTGCTGCCCCGCCTCGCCCGGCCTTCCCCCATCCCTATGTTCGCTCCGCCTTATGCCCGGGGTTGTTTAAATGCAAAAAGAAAAAGTACTGCAAGTCAAGAGGGTAGTGGGTCAGTTTGGATTTAGTTGTTTTGTGTGTCGGAAATGATATTATTACGCCATGTCCTTACCATACCACCCGCCCACAGGAACTATTGTTATATGTGATTTTCACGGGCTTGTTGTCCCAGAGATGGTAAAACGAAGGCCCTCGATAGTTATTTCTCCGCGCCTACGCAAGCGAGATGGCTTATGTACAGTCGTACCGCTCAGTAAGACGGAACCTAACCCTATAATGCCATACCATTATAGGCTACATCTATCACCAGCGCTCCCACCTCCATATGATAGTACTCCGAGTTGGGTAAAGGGAGATATGCTTTATACTGTTTCCCTAAAGAGGCTTTCCTTGCCTCA
This sequence is a window from Deltaproteobacteria bacterium. Protein-coding genes within it:
- a CDS encoding type II toxin-antitoxin system PemK/MazF family toxin, which produces MSLPYHPPTGTIVICDFHGLVVPEMVKRRPSIVISPRLRKRDGLCTVVPLSKTEPNPIMPYHYRLHLSPALPPPYDSTPSWVKGDMLYTVSLKRLSLPHKGKDPNGKRQYDIRTLDEADLIKIKECILHALGMANLMSYS